One part of the Hippoglossus hippoglossus isolate fHipHip1 chromosome 11, fHipHip1.pri, whole genome shotgun sequence genome encodes these proteins:
- the LOC117770657 gene encoding free fatty acid receptor 2-like yields MMLYSHLLLFVYILTFLMGVPANILAFCTFCRKVRRKANPIDILLLNLTISDLIFLLFLPFKMKEASDDMAWLLPFPLCPFTSFLFYVTIYNSTLLLTAVSVERYLGVAFPLRYSLCRRPRYAVMASVIFWVVSSLNLSMVYIIPYVQWNKGADGENQGSSSAPPTTCYHNFTQDELKIILPFRLELFIVLFCIPFLICCFCYVNFILILSHLPNIGRRRRLRAIGLALGTLIVFAVCFGPYNASHLVGFLHMESLEWRNIALLSSTFNACLDPIIFYFSSAAVRSMLNHCFRNIMAKLHILRCGGALHRQQQRALNSEKSKEAAPPVDSL; encoded by the coding sequence ATGATGCTGTACAGTCACCTGTTGCTCTTTGTCTACATCCTCACCTTCCTGATGGGGGTCCCCGCCAACATCCTGGCATTCTGCACCTTCTGCCGCAAGGTGCGCCGCAAGGCGAACCCCATAgacatcctcctcctcaacctTACCATCTCCgacctcatcttcctccttttcctgcCATTCAAAATGAAGGAGGCCTCGGACGACATGGCCTGGCTGCTGCCCTTCCCCCTGTGTCCCTTCACCAGCTTCCTGTTCTACGTCACCATCTACAACAGCACGCTGCTCCTCACGGCGGTGAGCGTGGAGCGTTACCTGGGGGTGGCCTTCCCCTTGAGGTACTCCCTGTGTCGCAGGCCTCGCTACGCCGTGATGGCCAGCGTCATCTTCTGGGTGGTGAGCTCTCTGAACCTCAGCATGGTCTACATCATACCCTACGTCCAGTGGAACAAAGGGGCAGATGGTGAGAACCAAGGCAGCAGCAGCGCGCCCCCGACCACCTGCTACCATAACTTCACACAGGACGAGCTCAAGATCATTCTGCCGTTCCGCCTGGAGCTCTTCATCGTCCTCTTCTGCATCCCCTTCTTAATCTGCTGCTTCTGCTACGTCAacttcatcctcatcctgtCACATCTCCCAAACATCGGCCGGCGGCGGAGGCTGCGTGCCATAGGCCTGGCGCTCGGGACGCTGATAGTATTCGCCGTCTGCTTCGGGCCTTACAACGCCTCCCACCTGGTGGGGTTTCTCCACATGGAGAGCCTGGAGTGGAGGAACATAGCGTTGCTCTCCAGCACCTTCAACGCCTGCCTGGACCCAATCATCTTCTACTTCTCATCGGCGGCGGTCAGGAGCATGTTGAACCACTGCTTCAGGAACATCATGGCGAAGCTGCACATCCTGAGGTGTGGGGGGGCTTTGCACCGCCAGCAGCAGAGGGCCCTCAACTCCGAGAAGAGCAAGGAAGCAGCCCCTCCAGTAGACTCCCTATGA
- the ago3b gene encoding protein argonaute-3 isoform X2, which yields MEIGTTDDAEAPALFALPRRPGHGTIGKPIKLLANCFQVDIPKIDVYLYEVDIKPDKCPRRVNREVVDSMVQHFKVTIFGDRRPVYDGKRSLYTANPLPVATSGVDLDVTLPGEGGKDRPFKVSIRFVSLVSWHMLHEVLNGNGVVEPLDLDKPISTNPVHAVDVVLRHLPSMKYTPVGRSFFSSPEGYDHPLGGGREVWFGFHQSVRPAMWKMMLNIDVSATAFYKAQPVIQFMCEVLDIHNIDEQPRPLTDSHRVKFTKEIKGLKVEVTHCGTMRRKYRVCNVTRRPASLQTFPLQLENGQTVERTVAQYFREKYSLQLKYPHLPCLQVGQEQKHTYLPLEVCNIVAGQRCIKKLTDNQTSTMIKATARSAPDRQEEISRLVRSANYEADPFVQEFQFRVRDEMAQVMGRVLPAPMLQYGGRNRTVATPSHGVWDMRGKQFHTGVEIKMWAIACFATQRQCREEILKSFTDQLRKISKDAGMPIQGQPCFCKYAQGADSVEPMFRHLKNTYAGLQLIIVILPGKTPVYAEVKRVGDTLLGMATQCVQVKNVVKTSPQTLSNLCLKINVKLGGINNILVPHQRPSVFQQPVIFLGADVTHPPAGDGKKPSIAAVVGSMDAHPSRYCATVRVQRPRQEIIQDLASMVRDLLIQFYKSTRYKPTRIIFYRDGVSEGQFRQVLYYELLAIREACISLEKEYQPGITYIVVQKRHHTRLFCADRNERVGRSGNIPAGTTVDTDITHPYEFDFYLCSHAGIQGTSRPSHYHVLWDDNCFTADEFQLLTYQLCHTYVRCTRSVSIPAPAYYAHLVAFRARYHLVDKEHDSAEGSHVSGQSNGRDPQALAKAVQIHHDTLSTMYFA from the exons ATGGAAATCGGAACAACAG ACGACGCTGAAGCCCCAGCCCTTTTTGCTTTGCCACGGCGACCTGGCCATGGCACCATCGGGAAGCCCATCAAGCTTCTGGCCAACTGCTTCCAGGTGGATATCCCCAAAATCGATGTCTACCTGTATGAAGTGGACATCAAACCGGATAAATGTCCCCGGAGAGTCAACAG GGAGGTGGTGGACTCCATGGTGCAGCATTTCAAGGTGACTATCTTTGGTGACCGTCGGCCAGTTTACGATGGGAAGAGAAGCCTTTACACTGCAAACCCACTTCCTGTCGCCACCAGTGGG GTTGATCTGGACGTCACCCTGCCTGGTGAGGGGGGGAAGGACCGCCCGTTTAAAGTCTCCATCAGATTTGTGTCGCTGGTCAGCTGGCACATGCTGCACGAGGTCTTGAATGGAAATGGCGTGGTGGAACCCCTGGACCTGGACAAACCCATCAGCACTAATCCTGTTCATGCTGTGGATGTCGTCCTTAGACATCTTCCCTCCATGAA GTACACCCCCGTCGGCCgatccttcttctcctccccagAGGGCTACGACCACCCGCTcggtggaggaagagaggtcTGGTTCGGTTTCCATCAGTCAGTTCGGCCAGCCATGTGGAAAATGATGCTCAACATCGATG tGTCAGCCACAGCCTTTTACAAAGCCCAGCCAGTCATCCAGTTCATGTGCGAGGTCCTGGACATTCACAACATTGATGAGCAGCCGCGGCCGCTCACTGACTCCCACAGGGTCAAGTTCACCAAAGAAATCAAAG GTCTTAAAGTGGAAGTGACACACTGTGGAACCATGCGTAGGAAGTACCGAGTCTGCAATGTAACACGACGCCCCGCCAGCCTCCAGAC GTTTCCGTTGCAGCTTGAGAATGGTCAGACAGTTGAACGCACGGTGGCGCAGTACTTCAGAGAGAAGTACAGTCTGCAGCTCAAGTATCCCCACCTGCCTTGCCTGCAGGTGGGCcaggagcagaaacacaccTACCTGCCCCTGGAG GTGTGCAACATAGTAGCTGGACAGCGCTGCATCAAGAAACTCACGGATAACCAGACGTCCACCATGATCAAAGCAACAGCTCGCTCTGCACCGGACCGGCAGGAGGAGATCAGCCGGCTG GTGCGGAGCGCGAATTACGAGGCCGACCCGTTTGTCCAGGAGTTTCAGTTCCGCGTGCGAGACGAAATGGCTCAGGTGATGGGCCGCGTCCTGCCGGCCCCCATGCTGCAGTATGGCGGCAGG AACCGCACGGTGGCCACGCCCAGCCACGGCGTGTGGGACATGAGGGGGAAGCAGTTCCACACCGGAGTGGAGATCAAGATGTGGGCCATCGCCTGCTTCGCCACGCAGAGACAGTGCAGAGAGGAGATCCTCAA GAGCTTCACTGACCAGCTGCGGAAGATCTCAAAGGATGCTGGGATGCCGATCCAGGGCCAGCCGTGCTTCTGTAAATACGCCCAGGGAGCCGACAGCGTGGAGCCCATGTTCAGACACCTGAAGAACACCTACGCTGGGCTACAGCTCATTATTGTTATCCTGCCCGGGAAAACACCCGTCTATG CTGAGGTGAAGCGGGTGGGCGACACCCTGCTCGGCATGGCCACCCAGTGCGTTCAGGTGAAGAACGTGGTGAAGACGTCGCCTCAGACCCTCTCAAACCTCTGCCTCAAGATCAACGTCAAACTGGGAGGAATAAACAACATCCTGGTTCCACACCAGCG GCCCTCCGTGTTCCAGCAGCCTGTCATCTTCCTCGGGGCTGATGTCACTCATCCTCCAGCCGGCGACGGGAAGAAACCATCGATTGCCGCG GTGGTCGGCAGTATGGACGCCCACCCCAGCCGGTACTGCGCCACCGTGCGGGTGCAGAGGCCCAGACAGGAGATCATCCAGGACTTGGCCTCTATGGTGCGAGACCTTTTGATCCAGTTCTACAAATCGACGCGCTACAAGCCGACCAGGATCATCTTCTACAGGGACGGAGTGTCGGAGGGCCAGTTCAGACAG GTGCTGTACTATGAGCTGCTGGCCATCAGGGAGGCTTGCATCAGCCTGGAGAAAGAATACCAGCCGGGGATCACGTACATCGTCGTGCAGAAACGCCATCACACACGCCTCTTCTGTGCGGATCGCAACGAGCGG GTTGGACGAAGTGGAAACATTCCTGCCGGCACCACGGTGGACACAGACATCACCCACCCCTATGAATTTGACTTTTACCTCTGCAGTCACGCTGGGAtccag GGTACGAGTCGGCCGTCTCACTACCACGTTCTGTGGGACGACAACTGCTTCACCGCCGACGAGTTCCAGCTCCTCACCTACCAGCTGTGCCACACCTACGTCCGCTGCACTCGGTCCGTTTCCATCCCAGCACCGGCCTACTACGCCCACCTGGTGGCGTTCCGTGCCCGCTACCACCTGGTTGACAAAGAGCACGACAG TGCGGAGGGCAGCCACGTCTCAGGGCAGAGTAACGGCCGGGACCCCCAGGCGCTGGCCAAAGCCGTTCAGATCCACCACGACACATTGAGTACCATGTACTTCGCCTGA
- the ago3b gene encoding protein argonaute-3 isoform X1 encodes MEIGTTDDAEAPALFALPRRPGHGTIGKPIKLLANCFQVDIPKIDVYLYEVDIKPDKCPRRVNREVVDSMVQHFKVTIFGDRRPVYDGKRSLYTANPLPVATSGVDLDVTLPGEGGKDRPFKVSIRFVSLVSWHMLHEVLNGNGVVEPLDLDKPISTNPVHAVDVVLRHLPSMKYTPVGRSFFSSPEGYDHPLGGGREVWFGFHQSVRPAMWKMMLNIDVSATAFYKAQPVIQFMCEVLDIHNIDEQPRPLTDSHRVKFTKEIKGLKVEVTHCGTMRRKYRVCNVTRRPASLQTFPLQLENGQTVERTVAQYFREKYSLQLKYPHLPCLQVGQEQKHTYLPLEVCNIVAGQRCIKKLTDNQTSTMIKATARSAPDRQEEISRLVRSANYEADPFVQEFQFRVRDEMAQVMGRVLPAPMLQYGGRVSSEPFMNRTVATPSHGVWDMRGKQFHTGVEIKMWAIACFATQRQCREEILKSFTDQLRKISKDAGMPIQGQPCFCKYAQGADSVEPMFRHLKNTYAGLQLIIVILPGKTPVYAEVKRVGDTLLGMATQCVQVKNVVKTSPQTLSNLCLKINVKLGGINNILVPHQRPSVFQQPVIFLGADVTHPPAGDGKKPSIAAVVGSMDAHPSRYCATVRVQRPRQEIIQDLASMVRDLLIQFYKSTRYKPTRIIFYRDGVSEGQFRQVLYYELLAIREACISLEKEYQPGITYIVVQKRHHTRLFCADRNERVGRSGNIPAGTTVDTDITHPYEFDFYLCSHAGIQGTSRPSHYHVLWDDNCFTADEFQLLTYQLCHTYVRCTRSVSIPAPAYYAHLVAFRARYHLVDKEHDSAEGSHVSGQSNGRDPQALAKAVQIHHDTLSTMYFA; translated from the exons ATGGAAATCGGAACAACAG ACGACGCTGAAGCCCCAGCCCTTTTTGCTTTGCCACGGCGACCTGGCCATGGCACCATCGGGAAGCCCATCAAGCTTCTGGCCAACTGCTTCCAGGTGGATATCCCCAAAATCGATGTCTACCTGTATGAAGTGGACATCAAACCGGATAAATGTCCCCGGAGAGTCAACAG GGAGGTGGTGGACTCCATGGTGCAGCATTTCAAGGTGACTATCTTTGGTGACCGTCGGCCAGTTTACGATGGGAAGAGAAGCCTTTACACTGCAAACCCACTTCCTGTCGCCACCAGTGGG GTTGATCTGGACGTCACCCTGCCTGGTGAGGGGGGGAAGGACCGCCCGTTTAAAGTCTCCATCAGATTTGTGTCGCTGGTCAGCTGGCACATGCTGCACGAGGTCTTGAATGGAAATGGCGTGGTGGAACCCCTGGACCTGGACAAACCCATCAGCACTAATCCTGTTCATGCTGTGGATGTCGTCCTTAGACATCTTCCCTCCATGAA GTACACCCCCGTCGGCCgatccttcttctcctccccagAGGGCTACGACCACCCGCTcggtggaggaagagaggtcTGGTTCGGTTTCCATCAGTCAGTTCGGCCAGCCATGTGGAAAATGATGCTCAACATCGATG tGTCAGCCACAGCCTTTTACAAAGCCCAGCCAGTCATCCAGTTCATGTGCGAGGTCCTGGACATTCACAACATTGATGAGCAGCCGCGGCCGCTCACTGACTCCCACAGGGTCAAGTTCACCAAAGAAATCAAAG GTCTTAAAGTGGAAGTGACACACTGTGGAACCATGCGTAGGAAGTACCGAGTCTGCAATGTAACACGACGCCCCGCCAGCCTCCAGAC GTTTCCGTTGCAGCTTGAGAATGGTCAGACAGTTGAACGCACGGTGGCGCAGTACTTCAGAGAGAAGTACAGTCTGCAGCTCAAGTATCCCCACCTGCCTTGCCTGCAGGTGGGCcaggagcagaaacacaccTACCTGCCCCTGGAG GTGTGCAACATAGTAGCTGGACAGCGCTGCATCAAGAAACTCACGGATAACCAGACGTCCACCATGATCAAAGCAACAGCTCGCTCTGCACCGGACCGGCAGGAGGAGATCAGCCGGCTG GTGCGGAGCGCGAATTACGAGGCCGACCCGTTTGTCCAGGAGTTTCAGTTCCGCGTGCGAGACGAAATGGCTCAGGTGATGGGCCGCGTCCTGCCGGCCCCCATGCTGCAGTATGGCGGCAGGGTGAGCTCTGAGCCGTTTATG AACCGCACGGTGGCCACGCCCAGCCACGGCGTGTGGGACATGAGGGGGAAGCAGTTCCACACCGGAGTGGAGATCAAGATGTGGGCCATCGCCTGCTTCGCCACGCAGAGACAGTGCAGAGAGGAGATCCTCAA GAGCTTCACTGACCAGCTGCGGAAGATCTCAAAGGATGCTGGGATGCCGATCCAGGGCCAGCCGTGCTTCTGTAAATACGCCCAGGGAGCCGACAGCGTGGAGCCCATGTTCAGACACCTGAAGAACACCTACGCTGGGCTACAGCTCATTATTGTTATCCTGCCCGGGAAAACACCCGTCTATG CTGAGGTGAAGCGGGTGGGCGACACCCTGCTCGGCATGGCCACCCAGTGCGTTCAGGTGAAGAACGTGGTGAAGACGTCGCCTCAGACCCTCTCAAACCTCTGCCTCAAGATCAACGTCAAACTGGGAGGAATAAACAACATCCTGGTTCCACACCAGCG GCCCTCCGTGTTCCAGCAGCCTGTCATCTTCCTCGGGGCTGATGTCACTCATCCTCCAGCCGGCGACGGGAAGAAACCATCGATTGCCGCG GTGGTCGGCAGTATGGACGCCCACCCCAGCCGGTACTGCGCCACCGTGCGGGTGCAGAGGCCCAGACAGGAGATCATCCAGGACTTGGCCTCTATGGTGCGAGACCTTTTGATCCAGTTCTACAAATCGACGCGCTACAAGCCGACCAGGATCATCTTCTACAGGGACGGAGTGTCGGAGGGCCAGTTCAGACAG GTGCTGTACTATGAGCTGCTGGCCATCAGGGAGGCTTGCATCAGCCTGGAGAAAGAATACCAGCCGGGGATCACGTACATCGTCGTGCAGAAACGCCATCACACACGCCTCTTCTGTGCGGATCGCAACGAGCGG GTTGGACGAAGTGGAAACATTCCTGCCGGCACCACGGTGGACACAGACATCACCCACCCCTATGAATTTGACTTTTACCTCTGCAGTCACGCTGGGAtccag GGTACGAGTCGGCCGTCTCACTACCACGTTCTGTGGGACGACAACTGCTTCACCGCCGACGAGTTCCAGCTCCTCACCTACCAGCTGTGCCACACCTACGTCCGCTGCACTCGGTCCGTTTCCATCCCAGCACCGGCCTACTACGCCCACCTGGTGGCGTTCCGTGCCCGCTACCACCTGGTTGACAAAGAGCACGACAG TGCGGAGGGCAGCCACGTCTCAGGGCAGAGTAACGGCCGGGACCCCCAGGCGCTGGCCAAAGCCGTTCAGATCCACCACGACACATTGAGTACCATGTACTTCGCCTGA
- the olah gene encoding S-acyl fatty acid synthase thioesterase, medium chain gives MEKVINCFKRNPEAVARLICFPWAGGGSLHYARWGNLLSSVEVFAVKLPGRESRTKEPFAQSMQQIVDEVIDVLLPLLKEKPFALFGHSFGAYTSFAVADALKKLHNLQPVHIFLSGVSAPYSEIRIKAPKRSDLSDDDFLKWLTSIGGTPPELLGNPEVMERFLPVLKADLHVVENYRCNKPDHPFLSCPVTCFDGKDDVPHDLQAWKDVTSGDFTIRMLDGAHFYLKESGNEKHILEYITNHLETLDMDYF, from the exons ATGGAGAAGGTGATCAACTGCTTCAAGAGGAATCCAGAAGCTGTGGCCCGGCTGATCTGCTTCCCCTGGGCAGGAGGAGGCTCTTTGCACTACGCTCGCTGGGGAAACCTCCTCAGCTCTGTggaag TGTTTGCAGTCAAACTTCCAGGCAGAGAGAGTCGCACCAAGGAGCCGTTCGCTCAGAGCATGCAGCAGATCGTGGACGAGGTTATTGATGTGCTGTTACCGCTGCTGAAGGAGAAGCCGTTTGCTCTCTTTGGTCACAG TTTCGGTGCCTACACAAGCTTCGCTGTGGCAGATGCTCTGAAGAAGCTTCACAACCTCCAACCGGTTCACATCTTCCTGTCTGGTGTCTCTGCACCTTAT TCAGAGATTAGAATCAAAGCCCCAAAGAGAAGCGATTTGTCAGATGACGACTTTCTCAAGTGGCTGACTTCCATCGGAGGAACTCCTCCTGAACTTCTGGGGAATCCTGAGGTCATGGAGCGCTTCCTTCCTGTCCTGAAGGCCGACCTGCACGTCGTGGAGAACTACAG gtgTAACAAACCAGACCATCCATTCCTGTCCTGCCCTGTTACGTGTTTTGACGGAAAGGACGACGTGCCTCATGATTTACAAG cctgGAAAGACGTCACATCAGGAGATTTCACCATTAGGATGCTCGACGGGGCTCATTTCTACCTCAAGGAGtctggaaatgaaaaacacatcttaGAATACATCACTAATCATCTGGAAACATTAGATATGGACTATTTCTGA